The following DNA comes from Naumovozyma castellii chromosome 4, complete genome.
GGGAGAGTTAATAATCCGTTCTTCCAAAGTGGGTACAATTATAGAAGTTTGAGGACAGCGATAAGGATAATTGTAAATACGGAAGGTGTCAAAGCATTATTTTTCGGTTATAAGGCAACTCTAGCAAGAGATTTACCTTTTAGTGCATTACAATTTGGGTTTTACGAGAAATTTAGACAGACCGCCTTTAAACTAGAGAAGAAAGACATAACTAAGCATAACTTATCCATTCCGAATGAAATATTCACTGGTGCCATCGCAGGTGGTCTTGCAGGGATCATCACCACTCCAATGGATGTCATTAAGACCAGATTACAAACCCAGCAAGCAGATATCAACCCAAATTCGGCAACAACGGTGGGTGCCATCTCTGCAAAGACGAACAAGAAATCAAGACCTATAGTGTTATCGAATTCCATTTTCAGAAGTTTAAAGCTAGTATACCAATCTGAAGGTGTAATTGGGTTTTTCAGTGGGGTAGGGCCAAGGTTTGTTTGGACAAGTGTCCAAAGCAGCATAATGTTACTTCTCTATCAGATGACTTTGAGGCTCCTTAATTCCTCACCAACCACTTCAAGCTCGTTGCTCTGATGCATCCGCCAACGAATCGCCATTTCGCCTCGTTGTCCTCTCATCCATAAACAATATTTCACGTATGTAGGTTCATCctgtaaataaatacatAATACATATCCATAAGAGCGCTGCACACATGATCTGATTGCTAAATAACTTGTAACTCTCGTTGTTGTCGTATATTCCTTTCTTCACATTCAACAAATTACTGGCGCGTCTTCCGACATCGCCGTTTCTCATCCAATTGTTCCTTAAATCTGTCAAGAGCTGAAGAGACCTATGGAGTTTTAAGGACCACTGTCTCAGTTTCCTAGACATTACCAACAGATCTTCATACTCTACATCTGCTCATACCTTCTCAAATAAACATTCAAAAGAACTCAGAAAGATGCAGTATGTTGGTAGAGCGCTCGGCTCCGTCTCTAAGACCTGGTCCTCGATTAATCCAGCAACCTTATCAGGCGCAATAGACGTTATAGTCGTGGAACAGCCAGATGGGACTCTCTCATGTTCTCCATTCCACGTCAGGTTTGGGAAGtttcaaatcttgaaacCATCACAGAAGAAAGTCGAAGTGCTTGTAAACGGGAAATCTACAAATATCCCTATGAAACTAAGTGATTCTGGTGAAGCATATTTTGTCTTTGAGACTTCCACCGATGTCAAGGATATTCCTGATGATTTATTAGCTTCCCCCGTGATGAGTGCCACAAATAGCCCACCTCAATCTCCTGAGCCTTCCAAATTGGAGTTGAACAGTCCCGAAGGACAATCTGACCAAGAACATGATAGATCGTCTGATTCAAGTAATCaaggaaataataataaaccaTTAGAAGAACCAGATTTTTTGGATATTGGTGCCTCACCAAACTCAAAGAACAAGaccaaaatatttcaacagAACCTTAACAAGAGATTAACACAGATTCATATTCCAAGCAAGTTAGAAAATAACGGTGATCTCCTTCTTGATATGGAGGGGTATAAGCCAAACACAGATATGATGCATGATACAGATATgcaattgaaacaattgcttaaagatgaattagGCTCGGAATCTGATATCTCCAATTTCATTAGAGAAGATAGCAATGGTAATGTAAGAATAGTCAACCCTTATGAAAATTGTCATTTAACTTCCACATCACCAATAGGTTCAGCACCTGGGTCTCCTCTAATAAGTGCCAGTGAACCCACTCTAACTATGAATAGTCCGTCCACTAACGATTCCGCAGAATCGGTGGAATCAGAAGAATTGAGTTCTGATACAATGACAAACGAGAAATCCTACAAGGAAAGCTTggaagataaagaagataagGAAGATAAGGAAGAGCGTAGAAATTCGTCAAAGCATTTCATTAAAACCATTAGATTAACAAGTGATCAACTTCGATGTCTAGATTTGATATATGGAGAAAACGATTTAACGTTTTCCATTGATCATGGGAAGGCCACTATGGCTGCCAAGTTATTTGTATGGAGATGGGACGTACCCATTGTAATAAGTGATATAGATGGGACTATTACCAAATCGGATGCATTGGGTCATGTTTTAGCGATGATTGGGAAAGATTGGACTCATATTGGAGTAGCTAAATTATTTACTGAGATTGCAAGAAATGGTTACAACATTTTATATCTGACAGCAAGAGGTGCAGGACAGGCAGATTCCACAAGGGGATATTTACGATCTATTTATCAAGGTGGAAACAGATTGCCTGTTGGTCCTGTTATCTTATCGCCGGATAGGACAATGGCAGCATTAAGGAGAGAAAttatattgaagaaacctgaaatatttaagaTTGCCTGTTTAAACGACATTAGATCGTTATATTTCGAGAAGTTTGAGAAACAACAAGAATTAGAAAGGGAGCAACAACATAAGGAAGAGGTAGAAACTAAGGGTGAAGGTAATATTAGTATCAATagtaaagaagaagacaaGGCAAATGAGGCAAATGATATAAGGGACACTAAGGACCCCGTTATACCAAATCAAATGGCGGATGAGAAACCAACACCTTTCTTTGCAGGATTTGGAAATAGAATAACAGACGCATTGTCCTATAGAACTGTAGGTATTCCAAGTTCGAGGATATTCACAATCAATCCTGACGGAGATGTCCATatggaattattagaacTAGCAGGTTATAGAAGTTCTTACATTCATATCAATGAATTAGTGGATCATTTCTTCCCACCTGTAAATTTGaacgatgatgatattagaAGCGTTAACTCAATGACACCTGGTTCACCAATTAATAAAAGTTTGGATAACATTGAGAATACAGGTGGAATCGATAACAAATCGTTCTTCAGAACAAACCAGGAGGAAAAATTTACAGACGTTAATTTTTGGAGGGAACCCATACTGGATCTCGATGAATTGTCTGATATTAGCAATGACTCTAGTAGCATagatgaaaaggaaaagaatgaaacCAGCAAAAATACACGTTTAGATGTTACCCGAAAGAACGCATCTAGGAGAGGAACTAACCACACTGAACGTTCAGATACTTCAATCATTAACAACGATCCTCATTCTAAATATGAGGATGAAACATTTTCAACCCCAAAGAGGCATGAAAAAAAACGAAAGAAGATATAGGCAAACAGATATATCTTGAATTAGGCTCACCTTTGACCTCACCAAAATTAAATGCTATAGACACGACACTTGTTGACAACAAACTAAAGAATCTTACGATTTCAAGACCTGCCCATGTGATTTCAGGTGTCTCCAAGATTAACGTACTCGATGATACCCATTCCATAAATGAGAAAGATGATGTTGAGGAAAACTCTCCAACGATTACTATGACTGCTCACCATAACAGGCAAGACGAGGAAGATGGAGGTGACAATTTTGATGAGTTTGAcgatgaatttgatgaagatgaatttgttgaatgAAAAAACATGTAAATTTCTCTACGGGTGTTCCCTATGAACATCTAACTTGTCGTATCTACATATTTCCACATAAACGTATTAACATTTACTAGATAATTGGGTGAGTTGTGGGTCCCCCAATGCGCACATATATTTCCATTATATCCACCCCCCTGGATCACTAGGCAAAGCTGCGAAGGGTTACAGAGGTGGTAACGGTATTTTGCCCCAATATCCCCAAATAAACCAACTTTAACCAGGTTTTTCCGCCATCGCTGTTTCGAAGAAAAAATCCGGGTACAGCTTTTTCTTAGGGCACCTAGTCGTGCATTACCTCGCATCAGTGTCCTAGAGGCATATACTGGATAGGAACCCCATTTCCATAAGGTTGTAGGGATCCGTCATAGTTATTCCAGACCTTCCAGATGCTTGCTGATTAATTGTTATCGGTTTCTACGTTGTGCCTTCCTCTCTGGGATTAACCACGGAAAAATTCTTTCCCTACGTCATTTTACTACGATTTGATGAAACAGGTTTTGTGCCCTGATTCCATAGAATGGCCTGGAGGAACCTTTTTTCTTATAAGATTGTAGAGAACAAAGAACAGGGAGATttgttttttcttgatCATATTGTCATTATGTCGGAAGCACGGAATTCGGTAACGAAAAGGTTAAAACTTCTACAGTTTTGTACGGCATTTAGCAGTAATATATATCTTTTTAGTATAATATTACCGAGTTTAAGTTCAAGtcttttttgaagatacGGAATTaacaacaaattaaatcatctaATCCTATACGGTTTTAGGAAGCAGTTCATAAGGCTTGTAATGCTTCCCGGTGGAATACGAGACAAAATACCGCGCAAACATGGaacaaatgatgataacGGTAAGCAAAATGAACAAACCACTGATGATGACCCTCAAGTAATTACAGATTGTTACGTTTTTGTTTCCGATGCCTTTGCAACGAGCCCTCGTCAACTAATGTACGCCCATATTTATAATTACTTCATTGTTAACAAATGTTATGATGCTGCAAGAGCTCTTATAATGGAAGTCAGTCTCCCATTTGGCTTGGCCATTGGTGGTGACTTTAAACGAGTTCAAGCATTCCATGGGGACCCATTGTTAATAATGGAAGCTAATTGGGATAGATTAATTCCATCAAAAATGTTGATAGATTCTaaagaaacatttcttGGGGAATGGTGGGAAATGATGAAACCATTAGATAAGAGTGTGGAACAGTACCAGCAAGAGGTGCACTTATACCAAGCAAAAGCTCAACAGATTCCTCACACTATTCCTACACCTCCAACGAGGCCACCACATATTGTTGAGCATAATAGTAATTTGCAACAACCATCTCATACAAATGCTCATAATGTTCAATATCTGCGAATGGTTCCACAATTCCCATATCAAGTAATGCATCAGCTACCTACCCCCTTAGTAAGAGACGGTAATCGTATTGGCAATATGAAGATGAATCCAAATATGATGCCACCAAACTTTTTCGCTGGAGTTAAACATCCAACAGCTGCTAATGCTCATAATACAAGTAGTCATTCCCCGAATAATGATAACACTGCAAATTGGAATCCTGCTGGACCTACTCAGATGCCTGGATATAACCCAGGACACTACGTCCCATATTTTAACAATGTGTATCATCCTCCACAACACAATATGCCCTATCCAATACACTACCCGGGACCCCAAAATAATGCTAAATGGATCAGCACTCCACCTGTATACCATTATCCTTACGCTGTTGGTCCTCCTCCTGTTTCCAGGTCGCCAGTTCATCTTGGGGCAAGAAGTACCGACACCTCCCAACAACCAGTTAACCGCCAGTCCTCCAACGAGGATGTCAATACATCAAATATGCCAGATCAATCAGCTCTTACAAATAGCTTGCCTTACCTGAAGGGTGATGTAACATTGAACAAaccaaataatccaaaAATGGATGGTAATACACCAAACATTCCAAATGAATCTGCTCCTAATATTTCACCATACTTGAAGAGTGGTATCGGTGTGAACAAGTCAGTTGAATTACACAGCCAACCTTCGTCAAATAATAGGATAAATTATTCCTCACCTATTATAAATTCAAACGAAGGTGGTATTGATAACGATGATGGCCTAGGTGATGTAACTGGTAATTTAACTTCTAGATCACGACCGGAACAAGATGgaataaattttcaaacGATATCACACTCCAAAACCGTTGCTAAGTCGGACTGTACTAATCCTAGTCCTTTGACTTCATCCTTCTTTAATCGATTAGGTGATAGTGCTGTTTCCCAACAAAATGTTTACCAGcaatatatttcattgatAAAGGATgtggaaaataaagatcACAAATCTAGGATTAATGAAACTGAGGAACACGGTAGAATAAGAAGTGATGAGGGCGTTAGAGAGTAAGCCTTTTCAATCAACCCAATATGAGGAACGAATCTTGAACGAACAAGGGATTTAATATCGATGGTCACCCATCTCTAAATGGTGTACCAATACAATCAACCCTTCTCTCAGTTAGATCATAAAGGCTTTTAATCATATCATGTCAATGTTAAATGGAAAGTTTATGAAATGTAGATAGGACCCCATTAAGGCCTATTATGTTTTGGTAAAGGAACTAGGAAAACAATGGTTCATATTGGTAAGcaaaaatataaacaaCAGCACTACATGGATGCCAAACAAATGCACATCCTCTTCATACCAATCAAAAAATGGATGATAGATTATATGTAATACtaattgtaattttaaTTGTAACAGGTATTCTTACTGACATAACGCcagttattttttttctcaaCGACGAAATAAGTTGATAAAGTTTCCGTTCCAGTAACGTTAAGTCCATGATCATACATCTCACGAATTTATTTTGGGTAGTAGGAAAACCTAGCCCTGAAACACTATTGGAGTTGTTGATTCATGAATGTACTGAGTTGAACGTTGATTTAACTAGATCATTCTATATTAATACATACACAATGGTATTCCGTCTCTTTGTGAATTCAACTCATGGAAGGCGAGAGAACCACTCAAACCAAAATCCTTCTTCCCCAATTGCATACACAATAGAGAATTTTTTGGTCTCATACAGCAAGTTGTTGCTAGGccaattgattgaaaatgtCCAATGAATGATGTTGCTCATATTATATAATCTGGGAAGGTGTTTCTTGGTTAAAGTATTTTAATGAACTCAATTGATTCATACGATCCCTACTACATTATTCAAAGTGAATAGTACCTCTTTGACAGTCTTCAAATAagtttaatgaaaaatgagGACTGTCACAAAAGTGTGTTGATGCTTAGTTATGATAAAATCTTGAAGGTAAGAAACTTCCTTTATGGAGAAAAGGTTTTgtttaaaatttccaattaaATAGGTTTCGTGGTCTAGTCGGTTATGGCATCTGCTTAACACGCAGAACGTCCCCAGTTCGATCCTGGGCGAaatcaaatttaattttttagtttaatttttttcgCGATGGTTTGTTTACATAATGATCTCGAAATTTCAGATACAATGGTTGCAGTTCCTGTTGGTTAATAACGGTTCTATAGGAACAATTGAGTACACTTCGACCTAGCATTAATAATCTATTGGCAACTAAAACTAATGGATGCAAAGGGGACCCCGTATCTGGCGGGTTTGCAGATATTTACAGCGGAGAAACGGAGAATACACAGTAGCGAAAGTGATGGTTCATCACAGACAACTCGGTCTGCGAAATATGGCTTTAGTCCCTCCAACACCAGTTCTAGTGACTCATTCCGTGTTTTTAGTCCGCTGAGGAACCTTTCTAATTGGACTACTTCGACCGGATATGGATCGACTCCTAGAGTTGTGGATTCACCTTTATTTCGATCGATATTACCAAAACAGTATGATTTTTGGGATGGTATTGTCAATGagatattccaaaattatCCATCTAAATACGATGCTAAGTTTGTGGAAGAGTTCCAATATCTGATTGTTACCTCAcattttttgaatgatatGAATGGATCCAGATTTTCTTTAACTAATAAGCCATCGCCaatattaagaaaagaCATTAAATCGTATAACGCTGGAAAAATGAGCAATAGAATTCCTACAAAATTTGGTATATTAGAGTGTTCAAAcatgaatgaaaaatttaggTTTCATAGAACTCTTAATTATCTCCCCACATTGTTAAGAAGCTATAAGATATTGAGGCATCTTCAACACCGTGCTGCtacaaataattcattggAAAAATCAAGAGTTGTTAAAAGTATTATAATACTAACACTAATATCATGTCACTTAGCAATACAACAAGAGTTGTTTTACCGACAACATATAAAGTATAAAAGTACCCAAATTCTACGGCGGACCTTAgattctttgaaaagattggatgaattattgCACAAGTTCCACCTAGGTTTAAAGGAACAAACAATTCATCAGCATCTGTCAGTGAGTTTTAATGATTCCGATCTTCATTCCATTGaacttcaaaaaatatctaCACTAAAGAGCCTTTTAGCGTCAAGTCTAGatcaattatattttggTATGAAACATCTTGTTAAAGAATTGTTACCAATTTGTAATCCCAATGAACTATTAAAATACTGTGGAATGTATAGCATTGACATGTCAGATGTGCTCTGGTCCATCTTTGATGTGGGTATAACAATGGAGGGCAAATCGTTTAGAGCccattatttaaaaagatTTGTTCTTTGTTGCCTTCTATCTACTCAGCGGGAGGTGGGTATATCTACTAATTCTGTTACAGGTGCAGGTGGAGACATTTTATcccaaattttttttaccCTTCGAGTTCAAACGAATCCATCTGGAATGTATTTCAtgtggaaaatttcaaaagagtTGGAAAATTGGAACATAGTAATATTATCTTTAATATCAAACCTAGGAAATTACGAATACTTACTGGAATCGGTTACCGAACTGCAAAATCTCGCAACTGGGCTACCGATCACTAAAGTACAGAACACTCACCAAGAAAAGTCGATATGCTCCACGTTGACGTCATTGAGAATGattgaaaaacaattgaCAACTGCGTCATCTTTGGAACATATATCAGAAGACAAGCGGTCATTAATTATACACGAATTGAATGAGATTACAAAACTTTTGCAAGAAACGTTGTTCGACCATAAACTTAAAAATGGTATTACTCACCATTTAGGACAATCATCTGTAGTGTCGACTCCATCAGGTTCCAAGCAAGGATTCcatcttgatatttttagAACGAGTCCACACCTCACGAAGCGTAGAGTTGACCTCAGTGAAAAATGCGATATCCCTGTAGTATCTGATGATATGGACATAAACAGAAATGATCCTATCAAAACCGACACTCCCACGCATAAATATGATTTAGATAAGTTATCAGATGAAGAACTCAGAAGAAGACTTGATGAGGGTATTCAAAAGTTATCgatagaaaataaaaagagtAGAGAAAACTTGCGAACGAAGAAATCGATTGAACTGCTAAGACATCAAGCACGATTTGACTCGTTGTCCAATGAGGGCAGACCTCTTCATGataatcaaaaatattatccGCTTAATGAAGAGTGCATCCCAATAATTTATGAACTTGAGAACCTTAGGGAAAATTAGTCCTTACAAACATTTTATAGAATATTCTTTATCTAgcattaatattaatatataaacCCACGCACCATGAGCCGTCAATTTCACATAGCGCCAAAATTAACCTTAACGTGATGTTTGAAATCAATGATAATCATGTTGCCATATTTTTCGCTCGACCTAAGACTAGTATTTAAAAGAATTGAGTCTTTGGATATCTTTTGAGGTGTATAGGTATCTGTTGCAGATTGGTGAAGCGTTCAAGTGTACGTTTTGTTTTTCTAGccaattaataaaatcacatttttgaaagaataaacAAACTTCGATATTGAGAAGGCAGCATTTAAAAAGCCTGGGAtaattaatataatattcTGTACTTAATGACCTCATTAGATGGCAATAGAAAACGAGCTGGCTCGCTAAGAACTCAGATGTTTAATAAGCACCTCTACGATAAATTTACAGGAAAATCCAATACTTCAGCTggtaatgatgatgatattcAACTAGGAAACATCCCCGAGGGGtccaatgaaaataattttgatgtTCTGGAGGAGGATCTTGAagttgatgatgacgaagatGTCGCTGAAGTGGAAAATAACAATCAATTACCTAGCGTGTTGACGCGATTGTTGGATCTCCTATTAGATCGATCGAGAACTCTACGTTCCAAAGATGGGCGACATATACCTATATCTTTGGATCATTCCGTCGCTCAATTTCAACGCTATACAAATACAAAGCATAAAAAAAACGCTGGGCTTCTTATAGATGAAAGAACGTCCTCTGTTTActgtaataataatatcacTTCATCGAGATACACTATTTATTCCTTTTTTCCAAAACAGTTGTATGCCCAGTTTTCGAAAGTAGCAAACGTTTACTTCTTTGTTGTAGCAATACTTCAAATGATTCCAGGCTGGTCCACAACGGGTACCTACACGACAATTGTACCCCTATGTATATTTATGGGGATCTCTATGGCAAGAGAAGCGTGGGATGATTTTAGACGACATCGATtagataaagaagaaaataataagacATGTAGCATATTAACTAAAGAGTTTAGTAACAAACCAATGCCAGATGATGCACAACTGCCGTCAAGGCAGAATATTGATAATCTATCGAATGATAGTAATACAGATTATCTGAATACgaaatttaataatttcccatttttAGAGGAGCGGCATGGGGTACGAATCCAGGAGACTACATGGAGCAATCTACATGTAGGTGATTTTGTACTTCTGAAGCAGGATAATTGGGTGCCGGCAGACATTTTGGTGTTAACAAGTGATGGAGACAATAATGAGTGTTTTGTGGAGACAATGGCATTGGATGGTGAGACTAATTTAAAAGTGAAACAGCCGCATCCTGAACTGAATAAGCTAGCCTGCTCGGCGTCGGGTTTGGCAAATATAAATGCCTTAATCACCGTTGAAGATCCAAATAGTGACCTGTATAATTTTGAAGGGAACTTAGAATTGAcggataataataataattctttgaaaaagtATCCAGTTGGTCCAGATAATGTTGCATATCGCGGAAGTATAATTAGAAATACTGACAACGTTATTGGTATGGTTATCTATACTGGGAAGGAAACCAAGATTCGAATGAACGCCTTGAATAATCCACGTACTAAGGCACCGAAGTTACAAAAGAACATtaacatcattattacattCATGGTTTTTGTGGTTGctgtaatttctttattctcATATTTGGGACATGTCCTTCAGAATAAGAAAGCTATTGACGAAAATCAAGCATGGTATTTACTGACTAAAGATGCAGGTGCAGCTCCAACAATTATGtcatttattatcatgTACAATACAATTATTCCTCTGTCGTTGTACGTCACTATGGAGATTATAAAGGCCATGCAAAGTAAAATGATGGAATGGGATATCGATATGTACCATTCAGAGACAAATACCCCATGTGAATCTAGAACAGCTACCATTTTAGAAGAATTGGGTCAAGTATCTTACATGTTCAGTGATAAGACAGGCACCTTAACGGACAATAAGATGATATTTCGAAAATTTTCTATATGTGGATCTTCCTGGTTGCACAGTACTGATCTTGGCAGCAATGCTTTATATAAGGGGTCTCCAAATAGCAACAATAGCGATATTGATGTTGTATCCTTAGAAAATCAGAGTTTACTTGATAAATTTGTGAAGACAGAAGGATCTACTGAGCTTGATGCAAGAACGAACTTTCCTAATTTTCGAGCTTCGGTTGAATATAAAGGTACTTCGTCAGCAGTGTATACTGGAAGACCTAGTATGAGATCACTATATCCTCAAGATCTCCATTTAACACCGAACCCTTCCAGAAGTTCACGAGGAACAAGTGACGCGCCTGATAATATTAAGACATCTTTTGACCtgattcaatttattcaacATAACCCGAACACATTATTTGCAAAAAAAgccaaattcttcattctATCGCTGGCATTATGCCATACCTGCTTGCCAAAGAAATCGAACTTCCCTGAAGGAGGAGAAGATGTCATTGAATATCAATCATCATCACCGGATGAGTTAGCTTTAGTTACAGCGGCAAGGGATCTTGGGTACGTGGTCCTAAATAAAAATGCTGACGTATTGACGATAAAGACGTATCCAGATGGATTTGAGAACGAACCTATTTTTGAGgattatcaaattttaaattatattgattttaattctcaaagaaaaaggatGTCAGTACTAGTAAAGACCCCAGATGAACCGAATAAAGTTCTTCTGATTTGTAAAGGTGCAGATAATATGATTTTGGAACGTTTACAAGATCGTGACCTAGCATATCAGAAGATGGAAGATATCAATAGAAATACCAGGGAGCGTAAGGAATTGGAGGCAGGCCTGGTTATTGAGCAAAGAAAGTCACTTGAGCGAATGGCTTATGATGACGTACCAAGAAACTCTTTTAAGACATCTTTGTCAAGCAACCCTAAGCCAAGTTTATCCTTACAAGCTATGCGCCGTAGCTTTTCTCCAAGAAACAGGCGAACAGATGAAGGCCCTATTGATTCTATCGATCAATTTTTAGATAATGTTAAGCGTAGTGATATGGAGATTGATGAAGTCGTTCTTAATAGTAGAAAGTCACTAAGCAAGCAACAGTTGGAAAAATACGGGCCAAGATTATCTCTAGGATCTccttcaaataaagaaaaaccAGGAAATAAACCCAATGCTAAGCATTATTTGAAACCTGTTTCAACAGAGGACGCTAGAGTAGAGAAGGGAATGCTAGAATATATTGGGAGTGACGACTTGCTTTTAAACGATGGATACGTGATTGAAAAAACGATACAAgccattgatgaattttcGACAGAAGGGTTAAGAACCCTAGTGTATAGTTACAAATGGGTTGATCTTCAGGAATATCAACAATGGGAAGATCGTTATCATGATGCCAAAATATCGTTAACAAACCGTAAGAGTAAAATTGCCGAAGTCggtgaagaaattgaacaagatTTGCAACTTCTTGGTGCTACAGCTATTGAGGATAAATTACAAGAAGGAGTCTCTGAAGCGATTGAAAAGATAAGAAGGGCGGGaataaaaatttggatGTTAACTGGTGATAAACGAGAGACAGCCATCAATATTGGATATTCGTGTAAACTGATCTATGATTATTCAACAGTTGTGATTTTGGCCAAGGgtgatgaaaatattatttcgAAGATGAATGCGATCTCGCAAGAAGTTGATTCTGGTAATGTTGCGCATTGTgttatcatcattgatGGGTCAACCTTGGCTATGTTTGAAGGTAACCCAACTTTAATGTCCGTATTCATTGAGTTGTGTACAAAAACAGATTCTGTAATTTGTTGTCGAGCTTCTCCTTCTCAAAAATCGCTAATGGTTACAAACATTAGAAATTCTAATAAGAATTTGGTCACTTTAGCAATCGGAGATGGTGCCAACGATATTGCAATGATCCAATCAGCGGATATTGGTATAGGTATAGGTGGGAAAGAAGGTCTTCAAGCT
Coding sequences within:
- the MME1 gene encoding Mme1p (ancestral locus Anc_2.344) — protein: MWNFTSSIPIVHEHPYTVTDNHLQGKTRGTPSGRPNDNEPSSLNGDNGSSLLHCVLAGGIGGIIGDSSMHSLDTVKTRQQGAPMTPKYKNMTTAYRTIFLEEGIARGLYGGYFAAMLGSFPSAAIFFGTYEWCKRKMIGDLGFNDTVSHLSAGLLGDFVSSFVYVPSEVLKTRLQLQGRVNNPFFQSGYNYRSLRTAIRIIVNTEGVKALFFGYKATLARDLPFSALQFGFYEKFRQTAFKLEKKDITKHNLSIPNEIFTGAIAGGLAGIITTPMDVIKTRLQTQQADINPNSATTVGAISAKTNKKSRPIVLSNSIFRSLKLVYQSEGVIGFFSGVGPRFVWTSVQSSIMLLLYQMTLRLLNSSPTTSSSLL
- the PAH1 gene encoding phosphatidate phosphatase PAH1 (ancestral locus Anc_2.345) → MQYVGRALGSVSKTWSSINPATLSGAIDVIVVEQPDGTLSCSPFHVRFGKFQILKPSQKKVEVLVNGKSTNIPMKLSDSGEAYFVFETSTDVKDIPDDLLASPVMSATNSPPQSPEPSKLELNSPEGQSDQEHDRSSDSSNQGNNNKPLEEPDFLDIGASPNSKNKTKIFQQNLNKRLTQIHIPSKLENNGDLLLDMEGYKPNTDMMHDTDMQLKQLLKDELGSESDISNFIREDSNGNVRIVNPYENCHLTSTSPIGSAPGSPLISASEPTLTMNSPSTNDSAESVESEELSSDTMTNEKSYKESLEDKEDKEDKEERRNSSKHFIKTIRLTSDQLRCLDLIYGENDLTFSIDHGKATMAAKLFVWRWDVPIVISDIDGTITKSDALGHVLAMIGKDWTHIGVAKLFTEIARNGYNILYLTARGAGQADSTRGYLRSIYQGGNRLPVGPVILSPDRTMAALRREIILKKPEIFKIACLNDIRSLYFEKFEKQQELEREQQHKEEVETKGEGNISINSKEEDKANEANDIRDTKDPVIPNQMADEKPTPFFAGFGNRITDALSYRTVGIPSSRIFTINPDGDVHMELLELAGYRSSYIHINELVDHFFPPVNLNDDDIRSVNSMTPGSPINKSLDNIENTGGIDNKSFFRTNQEEKFTDVNFWREPILDLDELSDISNDSSSIDEKEKNETSKNTRLDVTRKNASRRGTNHTERSDTSIINNDPHSKYEDETFSTPKRHEKKRKKI
- the MSS11 gene encoding Mss11p (ancestral locus Anc_2.346), whose product is MLPGGIRDKIPRKHGTNDDNGKQNEQTTDDDPQVITDCYVFVSDAFATSPRQLMYAHIYNYFIVNKCYDAARALIMEVSLPFGLAIGGDFKRVQAFHGDPLLIMEANWDRLIPSKMLIDSKETFLGEWWEMMKPLDKSVEQYQQEVHLYQAKAQQIPHTIPTPPTRPPHIVEHNSNLQQPSHTNAHNVQYLRMVPQFPYQVMHQLPTPLVRDGNRIGNMKMNPNMMPPNFFAGVKHPTAANAHNTSSHSPNNDNTANWNPAGPTQMPGYNPGHYVPYFNNVYHPPQHNMPYPIHYPGPQNNAKWISTPPVYHYPYAVGPPPVSRSPVHLGARSTDTSQQPVNRQSSNEDVNTSNMPDQSALTNSLPYLKGDVTLNKPNNPKMDGNTPNIPNESAPNISPYLKSGIGVNKSVELHSQPSSNNRINYSSPIINSNEGGIDNDDGLGDVTGNLTSRSRPEQDGINFQTISHSKTVAKSDCTNPSPLTSSFFNRLGDSAVSQQNVYQQYISLIKDVENKDHKSRINETEEHGRIRSDEGVRE
- the INP2 gene encoding Inp2p (ancestral locus Anc_2.347), encoding MDAKGTPYLAGLQIFTAEKRRIHSSESDGSSQTTRSAKYGFSPSNTSSSDSFRVFSPLRNLSNWTTSTGYGSTPRVVDSPLFRSILPKQYDFWDGIVNEIFQNYPSKYDAKFVEEFQYLIVTSHFLNDMNGSRFSLTNKPSPILRKDIKSYNAGKMSNRIPTKFGILECSNMNEKFRFHRTLNYLPTLLRSYKILRHLQHRAATNNSLEKSRVVKSIIILTLISCHLAIQQELFYRQHIKYKSTQILRRTLDSLKRLDELLHKFHLGLKEQTIHQHLSVSFNDSDLHSIELQKISTLKSLLASSLDQLYFGMKHLVKELLPICNPNELLKYCGMYSIDMSDVLWSIFDVGITMEGKSFRAHYLKRFVLCCLLSTQREVGISTNSVTGAGGDILSQIFFTLRVQTNPSGMYFMWKISKELENWNIVILSLISNLGNYEYLLESVTELQNLATGLPITKVQNTHQEKSICSTLTSLRMIEKQLTTASSLEHISEDKRSLIIHELNEITKLLQETLFDHKLKNGITHHLGQSSVVSTPSGSKQGFHLDIFRTSPHLTKRRVDLSEKCDIPVVSDDMDINRNDPIKTDTPTHKYDLDKLSDEELRRRLDEGIQKLSIENKKSRENLRTKKSIELLRHQARFDSLSNEGRPLHDNQKYYPLNEECIPIIYELENLREN